Proteins co-encoded in one Pseudarthrobacter chlorophenolicus A6 genomic window:
- a CDS encoding Ig-like domain-containing protein encodes MTSLLGKLGLKRRHKKIVTGTAFAAAVAVVATGAVLYPGFKTTEVELNDGGVWVVSKSKNAVGRLNYPSRVLDGAVTPASSTFDILQDAGEVFVDDESGSTLNQVSPANMRLGGDKQLPGAADVSFGSSVLSVTDAASGKVWAVSPSTVNGFDEEASEPVLVGSEGTVSAVGADDRIYSADPKAGTVTVTGVDANGVVVSSDAESWSELKGAGDLQITVVGDRPVVLDAAAGSLFLPGGKRLQLADARDAKLQQGGPGSDFVAIATQKALLKQPLDGGTAKTVSFGGEGVPAAPVQLGGCVHAAWSGANKYVRDCVNDADDKNVDVPKASASPSYVFRVNRDLVVLNDVNSGNVWLVNQNMQLVNNWDDVVPPKNESDEQDQESADINTINVLPDRTKPNRPPETKPDVVGVRPGRTTILSVLDNDSDPDGDVLTAGLQGNPPKAGTLENIYGGTAFQISVPADARPGTETFSYSASDGRGLSATGQVTLNVVGPDQNKPPQFKRGENTTMLVEQGKTVSQNILTDWVDPDGDDLVLLDAKADNEQDQVKVRRDGLLTFQDSGATSGKKNVEVTIWDGRDTVTGKVVINVQPPGALAPVVNADHVTAVVGQDLVISPLKNDVDPNGGALRLAQVEANGPADLGPVTDGGTFTFRSTTPGPVYLTYIASNGPQSSQGLIRVDVESGDDPGDPVAVHDVALMPTGGSVLLDPLANDSDPSGGVLVLQSVKLPENATVSVSVINHSVLRITDILGTKDPILFEYTMSNGKKSATGSVSVVPVPAPAVVEAPQPKPDEVNVRVNDVVTIPVLDNDTHPQGQELTVDPVLPQGVDPVDGKSFVSENTLRFIAGSQPKTVRAIYNAVDPQGQKSAAAVTIHILPLEGAENSRPQPRNLTARVVAAGTVRIPVPLDGIDPDGDSVQLTGIDSTPAMGTATVGSNFIDFTAAGDGAGTDTFRYKVVDRQGAVNTGTVTVGIAPRGEINQKPTPVDDEVRVRPGRQIAVDATGNDTDPDGDQIRILTDGIEADPALQATVSKTSGRVILTAPNEAGTVNVRYTVADDRDARAQATIRVVVDPEVPLKAPIARDDRVTSAQTMGKTAVDVPVLKNDEDPDGVGENLKISTEATTARPGAEGNMIVDLTEQPQLIPYTVEDVDGQKSTAIIWVPGLGQQVPTLAKDEVLEVVAGQTVNVDLDEWVKVREGRSPRLTQADRIKLIGADGSDPVTGDGTGLKYTAGTDYVGPGSLTFEVTDGTGPDDPAGLKSTLSIRTKVLPDPNKNNPPELLGANVEVPMGDSASIDLGRLTSDPDGDDVDNMKYELVGGGAAGFNASVDGRNLKVSAADSSRAGTAGAVQVKARDPRGLEATATFQLSVTASNRPKPVANDDVEPNAAAGKPVTINVLANDANPFPETALKIIAAATETGSGNVEVNGDSVTVTPAPGFTGTMVVTYTVEDKTQDASRHATARVRLTVKDKPAAPTTPQAQSVGDQTALLTWAAPADRGSPITKYTVYGEGGFKQDCPANTCTLNGLVNNTKYHFQVTATNEFGDSDRSPASAEVRPDVKPDTPLAPSLKFGDKELSINWTAPASKGSPVKSYDLEISPPPAGQNAQIQNLTAVSYVWKGLQNGVSYKVRVLARNDAKEPSEWSPYSAAEVPAGVPATPAAPTAAQAASLGSQSQLKVSWAAPNNNGDAVSAYTLTTLRGGAVVATQQVAGTSQNVTVDNSEANYTFTVSATNKAGTSATSGQSAAIRAVGKPGIVGTPTATLVDTGGNGGKIDVRFPVLSDAQRNGSTPQEITYRYSLTSGGGSGSIAAGGGTVAAANGTPTSVVVWAVSSRSSTAGDASAPSNQVNPYGLAFAPNVNGSKSSGEGDKTVSWTWNQPDGNGRAVTGYQYSLDGGGWQDTNQRSFSKTVGFSETHTLRVRAISGGQPGRIGSDTSRSGAEPPPPVPTSWSITATPTRSCTEPRKGTDSFVAGNPSQCNGAGKWLDAGAPADTDRYQVWYKTSNNPTGIWYHLTSGMAAGNWIRCDTSSRGCNPPAGMPNR; translated from the coding sequence GTGACAAGTCTGCTGGGGAAACTTGGGCTCAAACGGCGCCACAAGAAGATCGTCACCGGTACAGCCTTCGCCGCTGCCGTGGCCGTCGTGGCGACCGGCGCCGTGCTCTATCCGGGGTTTAAGACCACTGAGGTGGAGTTGAATGACGGTGGTGTGTGGGTGGTGTCGAAGTCCAAGAATGCGGTGGGGCGGTTGAATTATCCGTCGCGTGTGTTGGATGGGGCGGTGACTCCGGCGTCGTCGACGTTTGATATTTTGCAGGATGCCGGTGAGGTGTTTGTTGATGATGAGTCTGGTTCGACGTTGAATCAGGTGTCGCCGGCGAATATGCGTTTGGGTGGGGATAAGCAGTTGCCGGGGGCTGCGGATGTGAGTTTTGGGTCGTCGGTGTTGTCGGTGACGGATGCGGCGTCGGGCAAGGTGTGGGCGGTGTCGCCGTCGACGGTGAATGGTTTTGATGAGGAAGCGTCGGAGCCGGTGTTGGTGGGGTCTGAGGGTACGGTGTCGGCGGTGGGTGCTGATGATCGTATTTATTCGGCGGATCCGAAGGCCGGGACGGTGACGGTGACCGGTGTTGATGCCAATGGTGTGGTGGTGTCTTCGGATGCTGAGTCGTGGTCTGAGTTGAAGGGTGCGGGGGACCTGCAGATTACGGTGGTGGGGGACCGGCCGGTGGTGTTGGATGCTGCGGCGGGGAGTTTGTTTTTGCCTGGTGGTAAGCGGTTGCAGTTGGCTGATGCGCGGGATGCGAAGTTGCAGCAGGGTGGTCCGGGCAGTGATTTTGTGGCGATTGCGACGCAGAAGGCGTTGTTGAAGCAGCCGTTGGATGGTGGGACGGCGAAGACGGTGTCGTTTGGTGGTGAGGGTGTTCCTGCGGCTCCGGTGCAGTTGGGTGGGTGTGTGCATGCTGCGTGGTCGGGGGCGAATAAGTATGTCCGTGATTGTGTGAATGATGCTGATGATAAGAACGTGGATGTGCCCAAGGCGAGTGCGTCGCCGTCGTATGTGTTTCGGGTGAACCGGGACCTGGTGGTCCTCAATGATGTGAATTCCGGGAATGTGTGGCTGGTGAACCAGAACATGCAGCTGGTCAACAACTGGGACGACGTCGTCCCGCCGAAGAACGAATCCGACGAGCAGGACCAGGAGTCCGCGGATATCAACACCATCAACGTGTTGCCGGACCGCACCAAACCGAACCGTCCGCCGGAAACCAAGCCCGACGTCGTCGGCGTCCGTCCGGGCCGCACCACCATCCTGAGCGTCCTGGACAATGATTCCGATCCCGACGGCGACGTCCTCACCGCCGGGCTCCAGGGCAACCCGCCGAAGGCAGGGACGCTGGAGAACATCTACGGCGGCACCGCCTTCCAGATTTCCGTGCCGGCCGACGCCAGGCCCGGCACGGAGACCTTCAGCTACTCGGCGTCCGACGGCCGCGGCCTCTCCGCCACCGGACAGGTCACCCTCAACGTGGTGGGCCCGGACCAGAACAAGCCACCGCAGTTCAAACGCGGCGAGAACACCACCATGCTGGTGGAACAGGGCAAGACCGTGAGCCAGAACATTCTGACGGACTGGGTGGACCCCGACGGCGATGACCTGGTGCTCCTCGACGCCAAGGCCGACAACGAGCAGGACCAGGTGAAGGTCCGCCGTGACGGCCTGCTCACTTTCCAGGACTCCGGCGCCACCTCCGGCAAAAAGAACGTTGAGGTGACCATCTGGGATGGCCGCGACACCGTCACCGGAAAGGTGGTCATCAACGTGCAGCCGCCGGGTGCCCTCGCACCGGTAGTCAACGCTGACCATGTCACAGCCGTAGTGGGCCAGGACCTGGTGATCTCGCCGCTGAAGAATGACGTGGACCCCAACGGCGGCGCGCTCCGCCTCGCCCAGGTGGAAGCGAACGGGCCCGCCGATCTCGGCCCCGTGACCGACGGCGGAACCTTCACGTTCCGCAGCACCACCCCCGGCCCCGTCTACCTCACATACATCGCCAGCAATGGCCCGCAGAGCAGCCAGGGCCTGATCCGCGTGGACGTCGAATCCGGTGACGATCCCGGCGACCCCGTCGCTGTCCACGATGTCGCCCTGATGCCCACCGGCGGCAGCGTCCTGCTGGACCCGCTGGCAAACGACTCCGACCCCTCCGGCGGCGTCTTGGTGCTGCAATCCGTGAAGCTTCCGGAAAACGCCACCGTCTCAGTCAGCGTGATCAACCACAGCGTCCTGCGCATCACGGACATCCTCGGAACCAAGGACCCGATCCTCTTCGAATACACCATGTCCAACGGCAAGAAGTCGGCCACAGGTTCCGTCTCCGTGGTACCCGTCCCGGCACCGGCCGTGGTGGAAGCACCCCAGCCCAAGCCGGACGAGGTCAATGTCCGCGTCAACGACGTGGTCACCATTCCCGTCCTGGACAACGACACGCACCCGCAGGGCCAGGAGCTGACCGTCGATCCGGTGCTCCCGCAGGGTGTGGACCCGGTCGACGGCAAAAGCTTCGTCTCCGAAAACACCCTCCGGTTCATCGCCGGCAGCCAGCCCAAGACGGTCCGCGCCATCTACAATGCGGTGGACCCGCAGGGCCAAAAGAGCGCCGCCGCCGTCACCATCCACATCCTCCCGCTCGAAGGCGCGGAGAATTCCCGCCCGCAGCCGCGCAACCTCACGGCCCGCGTGGTGGCGGCCGGCACCGTCCGCATTCCGGTGCCGCTGGACGGCATCGATCCCGACGGCGACTCGGTCCAGCTGACCGGCATCGACAGCACGCCTGCCATGGGTACGGCCACCGTGGGCAGCAACTTCATCGACTTCACGGCTGCCGGAGACGGCGCCGGGACCGATACCTTCCGCTACAAGGTGGTGGACCGGCAGGGTGCCGTCAATACGGGCACCGTCACCGTGGGCATTGCACCGCGCGGCGAAATCAACCAGAAGCCCACTCCCGTGGACGACGAGGTGCGGGTCCGCCCCGGCCGCCAGATCGCCGTCGACGCCACCGGCAACGACACCGATCCCGACGGCGACCAGATCCGCATCCTCACCGACGGCATCGAGGCTGATCCTGCCCTCCAGGCCACCGTGAGCAAGACCAGCGGACGGGTCATCCTGACCGCCCCCAACGAGGCCGGGACCGTCAACGTCCGGTACACCGTGGCCGATGACCGGGACGCCCGGGCACAGGCCACCATCCGCGTGGTGGTGGACCCGGAGGTCCCGCTCAAGGCACCCATCGCCCGTGACGACCGTGTGACATCAGCCCAGACCATGGGCAAGACCGCCGTGGACGTTCCCGTCCTGAAGAACGATGAAGACCCCGACGGCGTGGGCGAAAACCTCAAGATCAGTACTGAGGCAACCACGGCCCGGCCCGGCGCTGAAGGCAACATGATCGTTGACCTCACCGAGCAGCCGCAGCTCATCCCGTACACCGTGGAGGACGTTGACGGCCAGAAGTCCACCGCCATCATCTGGGTGCCGGGCCTCGGCCAGCAGGTTCCCACTCTGGCAAAGGACGAGGTCCTGGAAGTGGTGGCGGGACAGACCGTCAATGTTGACCTGGACGAATGGGTCAAGGTCCGGGAAGGCCGCTCGCCGCGCCTGACGCAGGCGGACCGGATCAAGCTCATCGGAGCCGACGGCAGCGACCCCGTCACCGGTGACGGCACGGGACTGAAGTACACCGCAGGCACTGACTACGTGGGTCCGGGTTCACTGACCTTCGAAGTCACCGACGGCACCGGACCGGACGATCCCGCCGGCCTGAAGTCGACGCTCAGCATCCGCACCAAGGTCCTTCCGGACCCCAACAAGAACAACCCGCCTGAACTCCTGGGCGCGAACGTCGAGGTGCCCATGGGCGACTCGGCAAGCATCGACCTCGGGAGGCTGACCTCGGACCCCGACGGGGACGACGTGGACAACATGAAGTACGAGCTGGTGGGCGGTGGTGCCGCCGGCTTCAACGCGAGCGTGGACGGCAGGAACCTCAAAGTCTCCGCCGCGGACTCCAGCCGGGCCGGCACCGCCGGTGCCGTGCAGGTCAAGGCCAGGGACCCGCGCGGCCTGGAAGCCACGGCCACGTTCCAGCTGTCCGTGACGGCATCCAACCGGCCCAAACCGGTAGCTAACGACGACGTTGAACCTAACGCCGCCGCCGGCAAGCCCGTCACCATCAATGTCCTGGCCAACGACGCCAACCCGTTCCCCGAGACGGCGCTGAAGATCATTGCCGCGGCTACCGAGACCGGCAGCGGCAACGTTGAAGTGAACGGCGATTCGGTGACGGTCACACCCGCCCCCGGCTTCACCGGCACCATGGTGGTCACCTACACGGTGGAAGACAAGACCCAGGACGCATCGCGGCACGCCACGGCACGCGTCCGGCTTACGGTGAAGGACAAGCCGGCGGCCCCCACTACGCCGCAGGCGCAAAGCGTGGGGGACCAGACGGCGCTGCTGACCTGGGCCGCTCCCGCGGACCGCGGTTCACCCATCACCAAGTACACCGTGTACGGCGAGGGCGGATTCAAACAGGACTGCCCGGCCAATACCTGCACGCTGAACGGGCTGGTCAACAACACGAAGTACCACTTCCAGGTCACCGCCACCAACGAGTTCGGCGATTCGGACCGTTCGCCGGCTTCGGCCGAAGTACGGCCGGACGTCAAGCCCGACACCCCGCTGGCGCCGTCGCTGAAGTTTGGCGACAAGGAACTGTCCATCAACTGGACTGCTCCTGCCAGCAAGGGTTCGCCGGTAAAGTCCTACGACCTGGAGATCTCCCCGCCGCCCGCGGGGCAGAACGCCCAGATCCAGAACCTGACCGCAGTCAGCTATGTCTGGAAGGGCCTGCAGAACGGCGTGTCCTACAAGGTGCGGGTCCTGGCGCGGAACGACGCCAAGGAACCGTCCGAGTGGAGCCCGTACTCCGCGGCTGAAGTGCCGGCCGGTGTGCCGGCCACCCCGGCAGCACCCACGGCCGCCCAGGCGGCGTCCCTGGGGTCGCAGAGCCAGCTGAAGGTCAGCTGGGCCGCGCCGAACAACAACGGTGACGCCGTCTCTGCCTACACCCTCACCACCCTCCGGGGCGGTGCGGTGGTGGCCACCCAGCAGGTGGCCGGCACCTCGCAGAACGTGACAGTGGACAACTCCGAGGCCAACTACACCTTCACGGTCTCCGCCACCAACAAGGCGGGAACCAGCGCCACCAGCGGACAGTCGGCGGCCATCCGGGCGGTGGGCAAGCCCGGCATCGTTGGGACTCCGACGGCGACGCTGGTGGACACCGGTGGAAACGGCGGCAAGATCGACGTGAGGTTCCCGGTGCTGAGCGATGCCCAGCGCAACGGGTCCACCCCGCAGGAAATCACCTACAGGTACAGCCTGACCTCAGGCGGCGGCAGCGGCAGCATCGCTGCCGGCGGCGGGACGGTTGCCGCCGCCAATGGCACGCCTACCTCGGTGGTGGTCTGGGCGGTCTCGTCCCGCAGTTCCACCGCCGGTGACGCCAGCGCTCCGTCCAACCAGGTGAATCCGTACGGCCTGGCCTTTGCTCCTAACGTGAACGGCAGCAAGAGCAGCGGCGAGGGTGACAAGACAGTGTCCTGGACCTGGAACCAGCCGGACGGCAATGGCCGCGCCGTCACGGGATACCAGTACAGCCTGGACGGCGGGGGATGGCAGGACACCAACCAGCGCTCCTTCTCCAAGACGGTCGGCTTCAGCGAAACCCACACCCTTCGCGTTCGGGCCATCAGCGGCGGCCAGCCGGGCCGGATCGGCAGCGATACGTCCCGCAGCGGCGCCGAGCCGCCGCCCCCGGTGCCCACGTCGTGGAGCATCACTGCCACCCCGACCCGCAGCTGCACGGAGCCCCGCAAGGGTACGGACAGCTTTGTGGCCGGCAACCCGTCGCAGTGCAACGGGGCAGGCAAATGGCTGGACGCCGGCGCTCCGGCGGACACGGACAGGTACCAGGTTTGGTACAAGACGTCGAACAACCCCACCGGCATCTGGTACCACCTCACCAGCGGCATGGCCGCCGGAAACTGGATCCGCTGCGATACGTCCAGCCGCGGCTGCAACCCGCCCGCCGGGATGCCCAACCGCTAG
- a CDS encoding AAA family ATPase, with amino-acid sequence MTMTSEQAAWFADTFEKLVANVGQAVLGKEHVIRLTFTAMLAEGHVLFEDAPGTGKTSLARALAATVQGSNNRIQFTPDLLPSDVTGVTIYDQKTQKFEFHKGPIFNNIVLADEINRASPKTQSALLEVMEESRVTVDGVTYSAGRPFMVMATQNPIEQAGTYRLPEAQLDRFLIKTSIGYPDHASTVRLLGGSNLKDRSKELSAVITTQAVADMADLAATGHVDTAVLEYISRLCEETRSAPETRLGVSVRGALAMVRAAKVWAASQGRNFVLPDDIKELAPVVWTHRFVMDPEAEFSGATPEAVLARILADVAAPQQRTNA; translated from the coding sequence ATGACGATGACCAGCGAGCAGGCCGCGTGGTTTGCCGATACGTTCGAAAAGCTCGTTGCCAATGTGGGGCAGGCGGTGCTTGGTAAGGAACACGTCATCCGACTGACCTTCACCGCGATGCTGGCCGAGGGCCACGTCCTGTTCGAGGACGCCCCCGGAACGGGCAAGACCTCCCTGGCACGTGCGCTGGCCGCCACTGTTCAGGGCTCCAACAACCGCATCCAGTTCACCCCGGACCTCTTGCCCTCGGACGTCACCGGCGTGACCATCTACGACCAGAAGACGCAGAAGTTCGAGTTCCACAAGGGCCCGATCTTCAACAACATCGTCCTCGCCGACGAAATCAACCGTGCGTCGCCGAAGACCCAGTCCGCGCTTCTTGAGGTCATGGAAGAATCTAGGGTCACCGTGGACGGCGTCACCTACTCCGCAGGCCGCCCGTTCATGGTCATGGCCACCCAGAACCCGATCGAACAGGCCGGCACCTACCGGCTCCCGGAAGCCCAGCTTGACCGCTTCCTGATCAAGACGTCCATCGGCTACCCGGACCACGCCTCGACGGTCCGGCTGCTTGGCGGCTCCAACCTCAAGGACCGTTCCAAGGAACTCTCTGCGGTCATCACCACGCAGGCCGTGGCCGACATGGCCGACCTTGCCGCCACCGGACACGTGGACACCGCAGTCCTCGAGTACATCTCCCGGCTGTGCGAGGAAACCCGCAGCGCACCCGAAACGCGGCTGGGCGTCTCAGTCCGCGGCGCCCTCGCCATGGTCCGCGCCGCGAAGGTCTGGGCAGCCTCGCAGGGCCGCAACTTCGTCCTTCCGGACGACATCAAGGAACTCGCCCCGGTGGTGTGGACCCACCGCTTCGTCATGGACCCCGAAGCCGAGTTCTCCGGAGCGACGCCCGAGGCAGTGCTGGCGCGGATCCTCGCGGACGTGGCAGCCCCGCAGCAGCGCACCAACGCCTGA
- a CDS encoding DUF58 domain-containing protein, producing MSTGTPLTRLTERLKQPFHRDGRPTRLHPSAVWAEASSTAGLALEPAWRTVRKAWLTYVWPVLSVVSVLGWSVLAATILLWWAGSAYGWQEAKAAAVAAFVMFLIAVCFILGRSTYGVVLDLARTRVAVGDSAVGSIAVTNTSSRPLLPASVELPVGGVTAVFHLPRMKPQQVHEDLFTIPTARRAVIVVGPVRSVRADPLHLLRRQVLWTEPEDLFVHPRTVALAGSAAGFIRDLEGMPTTELSSADVSFHALRDYVPGDDRRHIHWKTTARTNKLMVRQFEETRRAHLAIALSINTDEYASEEEFEMAISAAASIGRQAIREQRELDVLTQKGPLRCETGRNMLDDMTRIVGTPMRRTAVDLARTLADTVPNASVVFFVVGSNVTATQLRSSAASVPPGVRSLAVRIEAGAASSRANIADLTVLTVGDLADLGIVLRKAAA from the coding sequence ATGTCCACCGGCACCCCGCTGACCCGGCTCACGGAGCGTCTCAAGCAACCCTTCCACCGGGACGGCAGGCCCACCCGCCTGCACCCTTCGGCGGTCTGGGCTGAGGCAAGCTCCACTGCAGGCCTTGCCCTGGAACCGGCCTGGCGCACCGTCCGGAAGGCGTGGCTCACCTACGTCTGGCCGGTGCTCTCCGTGGTCAGCGTGCTGGGATGGTCCGTTCTTGCAGCCACCATCCTGCTCTGGTGGGCAGGATCGGCCTACGGCTGGCAGGAAGCGAAGGCCGCTGCCGTGGCGGCCTTCGTCATGTTCCTCATCGCGGTGTGCTTCATCCTGGGCCGCTCCACCTACGGGGTGGTCCTGGACCTGGCACGGACCCGCGTGGCGGTGGGGGACAGCGCAGTGGGAAGCATCGCCGTCACCAACACGTCCAGCCGCCCGCTGCTGCCGGCATCGGTCGAACTGCCCGTGGGTGGCGTCACGGCCGTCTTCCACCTGCCCCGCATGAAGCCCCAGCAGGTCCATGAAGACCTCTTCACCATTCCGACGGCACGCCGCGCCGTCATCGTGGTGGGTCCGGTCCGTTCCGTGCGGGCCGACCCCCTGCACCTGCTGCGCCGCCAGGTCCTGTGGACCGAGCCCGAGGACCTCTTCGTCCACCCGCGTACGGTGGCGCTGGCGGGCTCAGCCGCCGGGTTCATCCGCGACCTCGAAGGCATGCCCACCACGGAACTGTCCAGTGCCGATGTCTCCTTCCACGCCCTCCGTGATTACGTCCCGGGCGATGACAGGCGCCACATCCACTGGAAGACCACTGCACGGACCAACAAACTGATGGTGCGCCAGTTCGAGGAAACCCGCCGGGCACACCTCGCCATCGCACTGTCCATCAACACCGATGAATACGCCTCCGAGGAAGAGTTCGAGATGGCCATTTCGGCGGCCGCTTCGATCGGCCGCCAGGCCATCCGAGAGCAGCGTGAGCTGGATGTCCTGACGCAAAAGGGGCCGCTGCGCTGCGAAACGGGCCGCAACATGCTCGATGACATGACCCGGATCGTCGGCACCCCGATGCGCCGCACCGCCGTCGACCTCGCCCGTACTTTGGCGGACACCGTCCCCAACGCCTCCGTAGTGTTCTTCGTGGTGGGCAGCAACGTCACAGCCACCCAGCTGCGCTCCTCCGCGGCCTCCGTCCCGCCGGGCGTCCGCAGCCTCGCCGTCCGGATCGAGGCCGGGGCCGCGTCCAGCAGGGCCAACATCGCAGACCTCACCGTGCTGACCGTCGGCGACCTCGCCGATCTCGGCATCGTCCTCCGAAAGGCGGCAGCATGA
- a CDS encoding transglutaminase-like domain-containing protein: protein MTSAPGLRPRSGSARKPFSSQTGPFSNGQPAWHFALDAGALTVLLGLGLLGFGLSFGGDPYYLLSGFGGIILGLGIGVLNAHLRLGLLVTTAIALGAYLVFGTLLAVPDAAIAGFVPTLDSLRTLLLGVVFAWKDMLTVGVPVGSANGVLIVPFLSSMIMALVAAVLTWRVRSPYLPLIPVLLLFVTGIAFSTNAAFLTVERGIGLTVLGIAWATFRRDALRRSSTRRVSVNNPQADTATVRKASLRRLGMAAGVIAVSVGVTALSAPLVTAGNERKVLRNVVVPPFDPKDYVTPLASFRTYVKDKKDDTLFVVKGLPRDGRVRLGALDAFNGTNYNMDPNGSGNFSKVGDAESINTLADTSSVVPTNDYSIDISIEDYQGYFVPGGRKTTGISFDQGGSQAASGLYFNSGTDTAVTTNGLNRGDSYSVQVSDPVKLEHGQLTQYDFAQLSLPDPLEVPPVVGSQANDLSADAPTAIDRVRQIEAHFQKTGAFSNGLVSEGQLPSVSGHGSARIRNLLTAKQMLGDDEQYAVAMSLMLRHLGIPSRVVMGFYPDPTSPENGAGEVRITGKNVHAWVEVAFERVGWVSFDPTPPKDNVPIPPDPENKSKPKPQVLQPPPPPQEPADLPPDSSPDALDADQKKDNPWLFWGALLSALGVALIPLAILALPLLLVALLKSRRRKSRFSAGDPAQRVGGGWSEVVSLATDMGAAVDTRATRRESAAVLAEAFPGSQSATTTLARRADASIFGAGQPSEDEVREYWTIVDGSLKEMTATVGFWRRQQARFSPRSLLSDARNALNTKDNAGGGGRRFKLPALPFGKAAGRRRTPAGPPAAGPGTPPAGAGTPSPEEPPTQGPKPQ, encoded by the coding sequence ATGACCTCCGCACCTGGCCTCCGCCCCAGAAGCGGATCCGCCCGGAAACCCTTCAGCAGCCAAACCGGCCCGTTCAGCAACGGGCAGCCGGCCTGGCACTTCGCCCTCGACGCCGGTGCCCTCACCGTCCTCCTGGGCCTGGGACTGCTCGGTTTCGGGCTGAGCTTCGGCGGCGACCCCTACTACCTGCTGTCCGGCTTCGGCGGCATCATCCTTGGCCTGGGCATCGGCGTGCTCAACGCGCACCTGCGCCTGGGACTGCTCGTCACCACGGCCATCGCCCTGGGCGCCTACCTGGTGTTCGGCACCCTGCTGGCAGTGCCGGACGCAGCGATTGCCGGGTTTGTACCCACCCTGGACTCGCTCCGCACGCTCCTGCTGGGTGTGGTGTTCGCCTGGAAGGACATGCTCACCGTGGGCGTCCCCGTCGGTTCCGCCAACGGCGTGCTGATTGTCCCGTTCCTGAGCTCGATGATCATGGCCCTCGTTGCAGCCGTGCTGACCTGGCGGGTGCGCAGCCCCTACCTCCCTCTGATCCCGGTGCTGCTCCTCTTCGTCACGGGCATTGCGTTCAGCACCAACGCCGCCTTCCTCACTGTTGAACGCGGCATCGGACTGACGGTGCTGGGCATCGCCTGGGCCACTTTCCGCCGCGACGCCCTCCGCAGGTCCTCCACCCGGCGGGTCTCGGTCAACAATCCGCAGGCAGATACCGCCACGGTACGGAAAGCCTCGCTGCGCCGCCTGGGCATGGCCGCCGGCGTGATCGCTGTCAGCGTGGGCGTCACCGCCCTCTCCGCACCGCTGGTGACTGCCGGGAATGAACGCAAGGTCCTCCGCAACGTGGTGGTTCCGCCGTTCGACCCCAAGGACTACGTCACCCCGCTGGCCAGCTTCCGCACCTACGTCAAGGACAAGAAGGACGACACCCTGTTTGTCGTCAAGGGCCTTCCCCGCGACGGCAGGGTACGGCTGGGAGCCCTGGACGCCTTCAACGGGACCAACTACAACATGGACCCCAACGGCTCGGGCAACTTCAGCAAAGTGGGCGACGCCGAGTCCATCAATACGCTGGCGGACACCTCGAGCGTGGTCCCCACGAACGATTACTCCATCGACATCAGCATCGAGGACTACCAGGGGTACTTTGTCCCCGGCGGCCGCAAGACCACCGGCATCAGCTTCGACCAGGGCGGGTCCCAGGCGGCATCCGGCCTGTACTTCAACTCCGGCACGGACACCGCCGTCACCACCAACGGACTGAACCGGGGCGACTCCTACAGCGTGCAGGTGTCAGATCCCGTGAAGCTTGAGCACGGCCAGCTGACGCAGTACGACTTTGCCCAGCTCTCGCTTCCGGACCCGCTGGAAGTTCCGCCGGTGGTGGGTTCGCAGGCGAACGACCTGTCCGCGGACGCCCCGACGGCCATCGACCGGGTCCGCCAGATTGAGGCCCACTTCCAGAAGACCGGCGCGTTCAGCAACGGCCTGGTCAGCGAAGGGCAGCTCCCCAGCGTCTCCGGCCACGGCTCGGCACGCATCCGCAACCTGCTGACAGCCAAGCAGATGCTCGGCGACGACGAACAGTACGCCGTGGCCATGTCCCTGATGCTGCGCCATCTAGGCATCCCGTCCAGGGTGGTCATGGGCTTCTATCCAGACCCCACGAGCCCCGAGAACGGTGCCGGCGAGGTCAGGATCACCGGCAAGAACGTCCACGCCTGGGTGGAGGTCGCGTTCGAACGCGTTGGCTGGGTCAGCTTCGATCCCACCCCGCCCAAGGACAACGTTCCCATCCCGCCCGACCCGGAGAACAAGTCCAAGCCCAAGCCCCAGGTGCTGCAGCCACCGCCCCCGCCGCAGGAACCTGCTGACCTTCCGCCGGACTCCTCGCCGGATGCGCTGGACGCGGACCAGAAGAAGGACAACCCGTGGCTGTTCTGGGGTGCCCTGCTCAGTGCCCTGGGCGTGGCGCTGATCCCGCTGGCCATCCTCGCGTTGCCGCTGCTGCTGGTGGCGTTGTTGAAATCACGACGCCGGAAGTCGCGTTTCAGCGCGGGCGACCCTGCCCAGCGTGTTGGCGGGGGATGGAGTGAAGTGGTCAGCCTGGCCACCGACATGGGTGCCGCCGTGGACACGCGGGCCACGCGCCGGGAAAGCGCCGCGGTCCTGGCCGAGGCGTTCCCGGGCAGCCAGTCCGCCACCACCACTTTGGCGCGGCGCGCCGACGCCTCGATCTTCGGCGCCGGGCAGCCCAGCGAGGACGAGGTGCGTGAGTACTGGACCATCGTGGACGGGTCGCTGAAGGAAATGACCGCCACGGTCGGCTTCTGGCGCCGCCAACAGGCCCGGTTCTCACCGCGGTCGCTCCTTTCCGACGCGCGCAACGCCCTGAACACGAAGGACAATGCCGGCGGCGGCGGAAGGCGGTTCAAGCTTCCGGCTCTGCCGTTCGGGAAAGCCGCGGGCCGCCGTCGGACGCCTGCCGGGCCGCCCGCGGCCGGACCCGGCACGCCACCGGCCGGTGCCGGCACACCTTCCCCTGAAGAACCTCCAACGCAAGGACCCAAACCGCAGTGA